In the genome of Neodiprion pinetum isolate iyNeoPine1 chromosome 2, iyNeoPine1.2, whole genome shotgun sequence, one region contains:
- the LOC124213458 gene encoding uncharacterized protein isoform X1: MEMLRIIFNSIFFAHLTPVIICVTSPSLPSTDSNEVLEEALRNFKMEVKSAIVEAQTAITEFENLFGNLEISAMTLQKNNSDIVNDTLTLFGKQMNTLLMADNGIDVNECAALGFSVESRAIEILLDTNTCVHKKLERTERYTEATISSLRCEIGRLNSLVNIAEDIFTDAMESKEVKAVPQALDFLKSAQHFFQASFESRAFAERTFSTLSDAASIFFQINSHMIANCGFAATIFCFIDDAQIALSEIEACITDVNSIDGNFSGIQ, encoded by the exons ATGGAAATGCTTCGAATCATTTTcaactcaatttttttcgccCAC CTGACGCCTGTAATAATTTGCGTTACATCACCATCCCTTCCTTCGACCGATTCAAACGAAGTACTGGAAGAAGCCCTGAGGAATTTCAAGATGGAAGTGAAATCCGCGATCGTTGAAGCTCAGACAGCGATTACAGAATTCGAGAATCTGTTTGGAAACTTGGAAATATCCGCCATGACGCTTCAGAAAAACAACAGTGATATCGTAAACGATACTCTGACATTG TTTGGAAAACAAATGAACACTCTTTTAATGGCTGACAATGGAATCGATGTGAACGAATGCGCAGCGTTGGGCTTTAGTGTCGAATCGAGAGCGATAGAAATTCTCCTCGATACGAACACCTGTGTTCATAAGAAGCTTGAAAGAACTGAACGTTACACGGAAGCGACAATTTCGTCGTTAAGGTGCGAAATCGGCCGTCTAAATTCCCTCGTCAATATCGCTGAAGACATTTTTACGGATGCGATGGAGAGCAAGGAGGTTAAGGCAGTTCCCCAGGCCTTAGATTTTCTAAAATCC gcgcaacatttttttcaggcTTCATTTGAATCTCGCGCCTTCGCTGAACGAACATTTTCAACATTGTCGGACGCAgcttccatttttttccaaatcaacAGTCACATGATCGCGAACTGCGGATTCGCCGCGACCATTTTCTGCTTCATAGATGACGCGCAGATCGCCTTGTCTGAAATCGAGGCCTGCATTACCGACGTGAATTCAATCGATGGAAACTTCTCGGGAATTCAATAA
- the LOC124213458 gene encoding uncharacterized protein isoform X2 codes for MEMLRIIFNSIFFAHLTPVIICVTSPSLPSTDSNEVLEEALRNFKMEVKSAIVEAQTAITEFENLFGNLEISAMTLQKNNSDIVNDTLTLFGKQMNTLLMADNGIDVNECAALGFSVESRAIEILLDTNTCVHKKLERTERYTEATISSLRCEIGRLNSLVNIAEDIFTDAMESKEVKAVPQALDFLKSASFESRAFAERTFSTLSDAASIFFQINSHMIANCGFAATIFCFIDDAQIALSEIEACITDVNSIDGNFSGIQ; via the exons ATGGAAATGCTTCGAATCATTTTcaactcaatttttttcgccCAC CTGACGCCTGTAATAATTTGCGTTACATCACCATCCCTTCCTTCGACCGATTCAAACGAAGTACTGGAAGAAGCCCTGAGGAATTTCAAGATGGAAGTGAAATCCGCGATCGTTGAAGCTCAGACAGCGATTACAGAATTCGAGAATCTGTTTGGAAACTTGGAAATATCCGCCATGACGCTTCAGAAAAACAACAGTGATATCGTAAACGATACTCTGACATTG TTTGGAAAACAAATGAACACTCTTTTAATGGCTGACAATGGAATCGATGTGAACGAATGCGCAGCGTTGGGCTTTAGTGTCGAATCGAGAGCGATAGAAATTCTCCTCGATACGAACACCTGTGTTCATAAGAAGCTTGAAAGAACTGAACGTTACACGGAAGCGACAATTTCGTCGTTAAGGTGCGAAATCGGCCGTCTAAATTCCCTCGTCAATATCGCTGAAGACATTTTTACGGATGCGATGGAGAGCAAGGAGGTTAAGGCAGTTCCCCAGGCCTTAGATTTTCTAAAATCC gcTTCATTTGAATCTCGCGCCTTCGCTGAACGAACATTTTCAACATTGTCGGACGCAgcttccatttttttccaaatcaacAGTCACATGATCGCGAACTGCGGATTCGCCGCGACCATTTTCTGCTTCATAGATGACGCGCAGATCGCCTTGTCTGAAATCGAGGCCTGCATTACCGACGTGAATTCAATCGATGGAAACTTCTCGGGAATTCAATAA
- the LOC124213459 gene encoding uncharacterized protein, translating into MASFVGFCFILVACGPSVISAQAIIAGQADRLLSQVNTMVETVNHDAATYKTELQGLFDELSETTASNLETIDGAVKEFNDNFEAALASLVHTVHPSEDVNSCTSLADPLRLRSDVILEESDSCMKREVTQASAEKAITEVYVNSQLSTLDYMQSMAQNCMTSYENSEQTTSDASQAFACVQIIHMSVSSLVVRFELVIDIAVSRSLYDGYQSRVAACANTASSGITALIADSKIVYENINACL; encoded by the exons atggCATCGTTCGTGGGATTTTGTTTCATATTAGTGGCCTGT GGCCCTAGTGTGATTTCGGCGCAGGCTATTATCGCTGGCCAAGCCGACAGGCTTCTCAGTCAAGTTAATACCATGGTTGAAACAGTCAATCACGACGCCGCGACGTACAAAACTGAGCTGCAAGGACTTTTCGACGAGTTGAGCGAAACTACCGCGTCAAATTTggaaacgattgacggcgccGTGAAGGAATTCAATGATAAC TTCGAGGCGGCGCTAGCATCGCTTGTGCATACCGTACATCCTTCCGAAGACGTGAATTCGTGCACCAGTCTGGCCGATCCACTGAGGTTAAGATCGGACGTAATTCTGGAGGAATCGGATTCTTGCATGAAAAGAGAAGTGACGCAGGCTTCGGCAGAGAAGGCGATCACCGAGGTCTACGTGAACTCGCAGCTGAGCACTCTCGACTACATGCAGTCAATGGCTCAAAACTGCATGACGTCATACGAGAATAGCGAGCAAACAACTTCCGACGCGTCTCAAGCCTTCGCTTGCGTTCAGATT ATTCACATGTCGGTCAGCAGCCTGGTCGTCAGGTTCGAATTGGTCATCGACATCGCAGTTTCCAGATCCCTGTACGACGGCTACCAAAGCCGAGTGGCGGCTTGCGCAAATACGGCCAGCAGCGGAATTACAGCTTTGATTGCCGATTCGAAAATCGTTTATGAGAATATTAATGCTTGCCTCTGA